cgatccacagacgggcgtcttaaccattacaccaccaccttctatttattattcttctattattttaaacacaagCCTTTAATATTGTCAGAAAGATCATATTGTACCGTTGAAGAGTTCCCACGTTTGGAGctgttcctgggtgcaccatatCAGCTCATGCTTATCACAAtattgcattgtcatccaaactaaacgtgtgtacaaaatttcagctcaaaatcggttgaaaaatttctatttctaaattgagttgcaagattcaacccgagacatagggacatggtgacatagttacattgcaagttaaataaaagcttgtaaatagatcattttccatcttgacccgaccggggttcgaacccaggacctccagtgtaACAGTCCGGCATggtgaccattaggccacgtgAGGCCGTGTGAAATGAAACCGAGCAGAaagactaaaaaataaaagcacaaTCACTGTGATGTCGCGAGCCAACTCGAAAATAGAATAGAAGTTCTCACCTCCACACCACTAGAGCGTGCGTGATTATAATTACTATtgattttccatttcacatagCGTCTTACcgagttattattaattacataacattGTATTGCAAAGTTACAACACAAACCCACAGGAAGTACACGTAAACATAACCTGCGTAATCTACCTACCACAAATTATTCCCACGAATTTGTACTTATACTTTTAGTAGAATGGTTCAGTCAATACTGTGCTGTGACAAGCTTCACCACGAGGCTGTTTATTGTTAAAagtcactagcttttgctcgcagcttcgtccgcgtgaaattccattttttttccGGCATGAACGGTACAAATAACggtaaattttaagaaaattggttaagtagataaagcgtgaacaagtaacaaacaaacttactttcgcgtttataatattagttaggattagaatAATTGCAGTGGTCACTGGAAAACTTCACCTGATAATGATTAGCTTGGACcaggtacttaattaaaacatccgtacatattataattataaagaatcTCTTCTGTCGCGCCTCTCTGTCTATATGAACTGAAATGGCAGAGAAAACTAACATTTGATTAACTTGTcatatttccattttttaacccccgacgcaaaaagaggggtgttataagtttaaccgTTAAgggtgtctgtctgtgtacgtggcaccgtagcttaTCCACGGATaaaccaaattcaaattcaaaattctttattcaatttaggatgatatacatcacttattgacgtcaaaaaaattacttaaactaagtctactgccggcttccaaagcgcaagtgaagaagaagcggcgcaacaaacttcaccgcagccttttctccaaggacgtcaattaacaaatataggtcttatatatatattaaaaattaggaggacaaatttacatcattattaaaaatgtcaaaatttgaataaataaataaaataaaatatgtaaaccgatttggatgcggtttttattattcgatagctaattttttagatatgtttgttcaaaatcggttcagccgttcaaaagtagTAGCGAAATGactattgaaagtcggggtttttttaatttgtctatagGTACAAATAAAGTAGAGTAATAAGAAGctgtggttaagacgcccgcctgtgaaccgaaaggttccatgttcgtgtcacatgagtttgtactcGTATacatctgactcatgtgtagtagttttcatctgACCCCAGGCTTTGGGGCATCACAGACCCGAATCCAAATTCAACACGAACGCAATAAAACACGCGAAAATTATAAGAAAGATTACATGCATGAGCTGATATTTTTTCCCTTGAATAAAAACTAACGTTTATAGGGAATAAGATCCctccaaaatataaatttctcaTGAAAGTAAAGCCCAGAGGCATGGCTAGTTAATAAGTCGTAAAATATACTCTATTTCATGAATTTCTTGTATTACTAGGCGTTTTTAGCATTTATTAACTGAATGCGTGCTATGCCTTGCttattttttacctataaaattagtatggaACTAACAAGGCTCGAAGGGAAAAGTGAAGTGtgatataaaatcatattgcGATTTTTTTGTCCAAAGATTTGTATAAGATCTCTGGATTGATAATAAGAGTCAAATAACGGCATCTTGtggtaatgttataaattagttaccttgggaatttcggtatacaaagtactctatgtgttattccaggttatattttgaccgtgcaccaaatttcacaacaatccgtccataagattttgcgtgaacgAGTTACAAACAATACATcctgacaaactttcgcatttataatattagtaagtaggtagtaGGATaaacgattttaatgaaataataaaataaaaaaataaataaataaataaataaataaataaaaattaatgcttAAGGAACACTATGGCATCACTTTAATTTGTGTTAGTTACAGgattaaagtaaaaatcaaCTAGATTCTTCTATTCAACTCGTCCTCCCCACCGTCGTTTGGATTCCGATcatctacataaatataaacaccGATCCATACTTAGCGTATAACTTGTTAACTTTATACTTAccatctaaaataaaaaaagacacTGACATCAAATTAGCCTACATGAAAACCGCCATCTTACCTTTATTTACAATCTACTGAAcataaaagtatgtatttataataatagtatagtatttataatataatctgtatGGCTAGCTGAAATACCACTCCCTATAAAATGTTCATAGTTAATACCCAtagtactatttattataatgtgattGCTACGTAACTATATTCTTAGCTATCGATTTCTAGACTTTATAATTGGTGACCTTTGGCTTTTAACCACGAATCGGGTAGCAAATGAAACGAGCAGTTAATTGTATCTAGTACGTGAAAGTGGCAATTAGATACATCGGTATCGTGTGTTAGACTTTGACGtagaatttttcaatttttagaAACTACTTCTCTCTCATTTTCGCAGGTTGTGGCGTCAAGAAACCCTGAAACTTggcaaaatatattacgaatattttatgaataacggcgtaagactataattttatatttgtggcCACCCCCCTGTATCAACTCTCTTTGTGAGTGCTCCTGTCGCTTACATAAAACGCTATTCAGGATTTTTACCTCACCGATAACAAGTGACAGGACAACGAGATTAATTTCTCATCCAATACTAcacagctaaccaatcacagagCGGTGTTGTGACGCGGCGAAAAATACACCGCAATGTATTGGTTACCTGCGTCTCACCACTCGTCGTCTTTCGATGACTTTTGTTTAATACAACTATCATTGAgactatacattatataatcaaCGTGCCAGAGCGTTTGAAATACAGACTTTAAGTATCAAAAGTCATTGAAAGAACGAGCAACaagaattaatatatttatttcaaactgaGGTTCAGTTTGAATATACATCTATGAATTGAATACAGTTGAAATATCGAGGCATAAACCTTTCAAAAGCAATTCTGTATCAAATAAACACGGCATAACTTTTCAGCTTACTTTGAGCTGAACGTTTACTAGCCCCAGTAAACCATGAAACAttaaacacgtagcacgtcttTGCGTCCCTTAGTTGCGTCcacacatgcttttttttaatcccCGAAGACGGAGGagagttattaatttaacgtgtctgtgtatctgtatgcaTGCatgtagcagccaaacggttGAACCTATTtcaatctagttttttttttttatttgaaagagaattcgATCGAGAATGTTCTTAATTCTTAGCTGTTGTGAAATCGTGCCATTATGCCCGCGACTTCAGAGactttcttatatttttaattttatttttatttttatttttacacgatacgtacagtcaacagcacgtcaacctacccaaattcattgcaaactcatcGCGCCATAGAAGTTGAATGCatggtaacttgatgtgctgttgactgttcACGATGTGAAGTTTATTATTCCGTGGTGCACGATGTAGGAAAAAATGATAGCATGTGAACGTTAgcaacgtgctacgtgtttgtgtgtttcgtggtaggccttctggtGAAATACCGAATAAATCGGTTGCAATTTGAACTTCTGTCAGGGCTGTCACAACTTACTTGGCGCAAGCTTGTCTAATAacaacttattattttcaggattgacaaacattttttacttatttaagctttattgcacacaaatacaatttgtaaaaatattgaaatacttcatgctaaaagcattatctaatAGTCAACCTTTGGGTTATACTGAAATGTTGTTTTTCTCATggaattaataacaataaggTCATCAATAAAGCAAAAACGTCTACAAAATGTAGATAAGAGAAGAATTAGTACATGACACGTTTTAATACAtgaatatcaaaaaataataattatataattatttatttgttagaccaTAATTTGTTAGTAGAATTTGTATTCTTGTAACCTATTTAAACAGTTGACGACCCTGCTTCGTTGTGAGTTGGGAATCATCCTAAAGCTAGCTGTAAATTCTACTTAAGATTCAGTAATGGACAAATCCTGACTTTACGATCTACAAcgtatatcattttatttcatcgtCTTGAGATGTATATATACAATCACAAAATGTATGTCTTAACGCGTTGAAGTATTTTCTATGTAATACATACTATCTTATTTACTTCCATCTACATATAAACagttaatcaaaatttttagaTCCATGCTAACGTATATAGACCTAAAACACCCTTATTTTCAGTAGATATAAGAGAATAAAGAATATGAGCATGTATTTTTCTAGTCTCAGCATTTTATCCTATCCTAatgacattataaatgcgaaagtttgtatattttatatgcatatttgttactcttccatgcaaaatgtactggactgattgttatgaaatttggtacactagtagaatataacctggaataacacataggggactttttatccagaaattcccgCGGgggcgaagccccagggcgcaacTAGTGATTCATAAAGTTATTGAAATACGCGCTGGCATTCCATAGGCGTTTTCTATTTACAATACGTCAAAACAAGTCCAAATACAATGAGCAATTTTCGCTGGAGAATTGGAGACCAATGGAATGTAATTCACttgaaataaatcttattatttgAAGGAAATTGCATGcaagaaataattttcgtaGTATTTATTgaaggaatatatttttctttggcaCGTCACTTTGATTTGTTATTATGATAGCGATCGAAAACGAAATATTTGCGTATTGAAATTGTAAAGGCGTTTTGAACATTAActgtattatttacatttgtatttttgtacagttaacagcataataatttatattatatattcattgcaaactcgcccttattaccgcggcatagaAATctatgcagggtaacttggcATGCGGTCGACTGACAATTACGGTTTCTTGATGACAATTTTATGTTTGGgacgaataaatttatttattcaaataagttTTGTGTGATAACGTAAACATCAAGCCAAATCTGTTTTTTAGTCTGCTTTATCTACTGTGTTATCAGCTAAAGCCGGCTctacactgtcgtcgaacagtttgccaaactttggccgattcggtatacattgctggttttacaTTGCGTTAAATTACAGCATttatactaactacgcaattttcatgcattcgcgtacGGACGCGGATGCGTGTAACTATAGACGGGGTTCAGTAAGTACGCCacataaactatttttcattttaatattctataCTACACATTTGCAACAATAAATATGTCAGTGTTAATTtccttaatatttttctaaaaataagtacatcaCATCAAATCTTTTGGAATTTTGCAGCTGTATGAAATATTACAGTAAACTTAATCGTCCCAGTCGAACTTAGTTATTGTTCGGTTCACTGCCAATCCTTCTGCTATCCTGTGCCCCAAGTTAGGATGGATTATTGTAAAGAGTTTGACAGCCCTATCTTGTAAGAATGTCGCCGCACCTCCCAGACTGTAGAGAATATTCTCGACCAATCTACTTCGTTCATCTGTAGTCATCTCATTGTCATACAAGTCTCTAGcttgttcaaaattattaggatCATCCTGATAAATCTGGATTAACGATGCTCTGTACTTTTCTTTGTAAGGCACAGGACCGTTGAATGTATTAGGGTAATAGTTCGGTGTGTCTCTTTCATTATCCTTCACAGGCGCAACGCCATCACGATTATAAATTAAAGGTTTCGTCTGAATAGGGCAATTTACTggtattttattgaagtttgATCCTAGTCGGTAATACTGAGCGTCTCTGTATGCTAGACGACGTGCTTCGAATACCTTGTCTGGACCTCCCAATATCCCCGGAACGAGATTCGCTGGATTGAATGCTAACTGCTCTATTTCTGCGAAGTAATTTATAGGATTCTTGTTCAACACAAATCTTCCTAAAGGTCTTAATGGGTATCTGTTTAGTGGCAAAACTTTAGTCACGTCAAATACGTCAAACCCAGCACTCTCTACTTCTTCTTGCGTGAGCACTTGAATGCTAACTTTCCAACTAGGGAAGTTCCCATTACCAATAGCATTGTATAAATCTCGTGTTGCGTAATCTGGGTCTACTCCGGCAATTTTTCTCGCTTGTTCTGATCGCAAATTCTTTATGCCTGCCTCTGGTATGAAATGGAAACGAACGAAGTGTTTGTCGCCAAAGTCATTGACAACTTGGAATGTGTGTATGCCAAATCCAGGCATATGGCGGTAGCCGTCAGGAATACCACGGTCGCCAAACACCAACATGAACATGTGGAGACTTTCAGATCGCAAGGTCAAAAAGTCCCATAACATATTTCCGTCAATTAGATTCGTTGCTGGGTTTCTCTTCTGTGCTCTCACGAATGTGGCGAATAGTAAAGGGTCTTTGTAAACATACATGGGAGTATTGAAGCCTACTATATCGAAATTTCCGTCTTCTGTGTAGAATTTCAAAGCAAATCCTCTCGCGTCTCGCGAAGTGTCAATGCCCCCTCTTTCTACAACCACTGGAGAAAATCTGGCAGCAATTGGAGTACGTTTTCCAACTTGGCTGAAGAGTTTTGCCTTACATATGCTGGTTATGTCGTGGGTTACTTCGAAGTAGCCAAACGCGCCTCCAGCCTTCGCGTGGACTAGCCGTTCGGGGATTCGCTCTCGGACTAGATGAGTCAGGGAATCCATAAAATATTCGTTGAAGATCAGCGGTGAATTTAGTGTAACCGTTGCGTCGATGGTGTCGATAGGTGCGCCCGCGCTGGTGGTCATTATACCAATTGGTTCCTgaaaaccaaaataatttaaatgtttaataaacaatcggaaataaatatgttgcAATCATGAATTCACATGTTACAATTACAGATTATCTGAGTTTGTTCaacattaaaagaaattgtataTGTCTTGGCTTATAATACagaatgataaatatataacgtaATTATTTACTCAGTTTTATACATTCGGAAAATAACTGACTAGAAGAATGgattttaagtaatttgtgaatataattttataagattcAATTACTACATTTCAgttttgtgaaattatttcaaaattacacgTAATTTCACTAttacaagtatttttaaagcctattaaaaattattagatatttatcgttattaaaatgttacgcaatatacttagttagcggaagataatattatgtataaccTATGTTTATATCGATAATCTTTCGTTACGGTCACTGGACTGAACATCCCTGGGCCTCGACTAGACTTAggtttctaaaatattatactccTAGTAATATCTAATTAATCTTACATTGTATATCTAAGTAGAGGCGTGTAGGACCATCCTACACCAGACTAGActatcctttttttttttgtttacccaggggaatgcttgttacgcactgagtgtgggactcctgggccgctagtcggcccagcctacccactaaacccctggggcatttcaccgcgacgcccccccggccgccctttcggccccgacctgggcgggcagcaagcacaagtgctaaccatccgccccttacgccacgcgagcgtggcgcggaccatcaagcccactccgcacaccagtcagaaagctgacgAGGGGAGCGGGCATCACCGACCGCTGGTCCCTTCAGGACCAACACAACACACACAGGACACACACACCAAAATCCTGGGTGCCACAGGGCACCCAAGTCTGCCCTGTACGGGTgcaagaggtgataggcaggtgacacccacacattgcgcccgatacagaggcagccaTCCTTCGGCCACAGAGGACAGgggggatcgtcgagagacatACCGACTCTCCTCTTCCTCTGCGGCCAcaccgcaccgtgttcagcgccacggccgcgctgtggtcgcggaggacaaacccccgcgaccccacctctggtcccctctagtttccacatccaaaggctggtggcgggtcaccagccaatggcagtactaccgaggggaccgtccaacaggcccagagcacccaccaaagtctctggccttgggttcctcttggttctccggggtggctggttgtgtcagaccagcccccccggttactaagccccaccatcgcgacaagatgggaacccgtcggggGGAGACTAGACTATCCTACACCATCTCTCTCCAGCCACTATGTCTCCATTCTCGAAGATTCTCTGTCCTGCCTTGAGAACCCCCAGAAATGATCTGAGAAAGTTCTCGGGAATTTCGGTGAATATTTTCTGATCATTCTCATacattttcgaaaattttgaGAACTGATTTTCGCTTGATTAGAGAGTTGAggattgtttaaaaataaaagtaacgtAAAAATACTGCCTGATGTCAGGcagtatttttatgttacgtaggtacgtttatttttacgtgGACTAAAGGCTTTAGGCGTCGCAGCAGAGTACGCAATAAGGAACACACACCattatgagagagagagagagtaacaaatatgaaCTGATAAAAGAAACGCTTACTGTTctcaatataaaatcaattattattagacTGAGACATcgtcttaactaatattacaaatgcgaaagtaagtttgtttgttactcttcacgctctatctactcaagaATCtctaatgaaattttgtattgaaattttgtatacatgtagtaTGAAGTGTGAAAATGGACACACCTATACAAACAATGTTTATACGTAGTTTATTGTGAAATCACCTTGATAAGTTCATTTCccttaaaaatatcattttccactCAATAACGTCGTTATAAAGGAAAGGACACTACGAAAAGACTACGATTTGGgggtcatcatcatcatatcgggtgttattgctaacactggtgtcagattttatacaagtcgcctaaaggcatctaacatGAGTACCCACCGCCATATAGCGGCAGGTAGTCACATACactacacatacatatttaagcATTCTCCATAAAACGACACCATAATACAGCCGagttaaaataacataatgacGTTTCCATCACtcgcaaaaatatttttcattcacgTCACGTCGAATGAAAAAAGAATTGAGTTAATTTGGTGATATTGTACTTCCTCTGCATTACCcctaatgataaattaaagcaCACATTGCGCACAGTAGCtgataaacaaaacaagaCATAGTCAGACTTTTGTccaacaataattatttcttatttattgcgTTAAAACTGgttttcgattttatttaagtctcCAAAAGGCATATGATATGACTGTTACGAATATCTTCCACTCATTTAGTGGCTGGAGACGAGATCGTGAATT
This sequence is a window from Plodia interpunctella isolate USDA-ARS_2022_Savannah chromosome 6, ilPloInte3.2, whole genome shotgun sequence. Protein-coding genes within it:
- the LOC128670829 gene encoding catalase-like; translated protein: MLIVLVACLAVVAAKLQNDPAGQQIVIFKQKTEEPIGIMTTSAGAPIDTIDATVTLNSPLIFNEYFMDSLTHLVRERIPERLVHAKAGGAFGYFEVTHDITSICKAKLFSQVGKRTPIAARFSPVVVERGGIDTSRDARGFALKFYTEDGNFDIVGFNTPMYVYKDPLLFATFVRAQKRNPATNLIDGNMLWDFLTLRSESLHMFMLVFGDRGIPDGYRHMPGFGIHTFQVVNDFGDKHFVRFHFIPEAGIKNLRSEQARKIAGVDPDYATRDLYNAIGNGNFPSWKVSIQVLTQEEVESAGFDVFDVTKVLPLNRYPLRPLGRFVLNKNPINYFAEIEQLAFNPANLVPGILGGPDKVFEARRLAYRDAQYYRLGSNFNKIPVNCPIQTKPLIYNRDGVAPVKDNERDTPNYYPNTFNGPVPYKEKYRASLIQIYQDDPNNFEQARDLYDNEMTTDERSRLVENILYSLGGAATFLQDRAVKLFTIIHPNLGHRIAEGLAVNRTITKFDWDD